From the genome of Edaphobacter dinghuensis, one region includes:
- a CDS encoding type II secretion system protein yields the protein MISSSRASRTAEQGFTLLELMIVMVIIALLAAIAIPSYTNNIRNAKEAVLKEDLHTMRTAIDSYTVDKQKAPQSLDDLVQAGYLKSMPKDPFTERTDTWVPDESSDLSTTDQTDSGIDDVHSGSQLSAADGTSYSSW from the coding sequence GTGATCTCCTCATCCCGCGCATCACGCACCGCTGAGCAAGGCTTTACGCTGCTCGAGCTCATGATCGTCATGGTGATCATCGCGCTGCTGGCGGCGATTGCCATTCCTTCGTATACGAACAATATTCGCAACGCGAAGGAGGCCGTTCTTAAGGAAGACCTCCACACGATGCGCACGGCGATCGACTCGTACACGGTGGACAAGCAGAAGGCTCCGCAATCGCTGGACGATCTGGTGCAGGCAGGCTATCTGAAGTCCATGCCCAAGGACCCCTTCACTGAGCGCACGGATACCTGGGTTCCCGACGAGAGCAGCGACCTGTCGACTACCGATCAGACCGACTCCGGCATCGACGATGTTCACAGCGGCTCGCAGTTGAGCGCAGCCGACGGCACCTCGTACTCCTCCTGGTAA
- a CDS encoding type II secretion system protein — MRSASAQGEAVSRTNSQSGLTLVELIITVAIVAILASAAIPIARFQVKRQKEIELRRDLWEMRDAIDRYYDAASKGGIQTKVDSMNYPPDLQTLVDGVDIQDKKVKFLRRIPVDPMTKSTDWGLRSNQDDPDSTSFGGQNVFDVYTKSDGTALDGTKYNTW; from the coding sequence ATACGTTCGGCATCTGCGCAAGGCGAGGCTGTCTCGCGCACTAACTCACAATCGGGTCTTACGCTCGTCGAACTGATTATTACGGTGGCGATCGTTGCCATTCTTGCCTCTGCGGCGATTCCGATTGCGCGTTTTCAGGTCAAGCGGCAGAAGGAGATCGAGCTTCGCCGCGATCTGTGGGAGATGCGAGACGCCATCGATCGCTACTACGACGCAGCGAGCAAAGGCGGCATTCAGACGAAGGTCGACAGCATGAACTATCCGCCGGACCTGCAGACGCTAGTCGATGGAGTGGATATTCAGGATAAGAAAGTGAAGTTTTTGCGCCGCATTCCAGTCGATCCTATGACGAAGTCTACTGACTGGGGCCTGCGCTCGAATCAGGACGATCCAGACTCGACCTCGTTCGGCGGCCAGAACGTCTTCGATGTCTACACCAAGAGCGACGGAACTGCGCTGGACGGTACAAAATACAATACATGGTAG
- a CDS encoding cohesin domain-containing protein encodes MSRGKKSIIKLPAFALQAYLLLFLLAGFLASTPVAAHAQSAKKWAKRGQDAETRQDYDTAYEDYRQATLKNPKDMTYKAHFERMRFQAGVSHIDRGRVLRASGDLTGALNEFLRAREIDPSNQTAQQEIDQLQHPESGAAAVAPTPTATPQPPTRQSQMLQELNSVAGPIQLKPVSNDHITLKMVEDVKVIYQAIGKMAGLNVIFDPDYVSKRIPVDLTNVTLDDALRIVGTMSDTFYKPVTSNTIFVAQNSRTKRADLEEQAVQTFYLTNASQQSDANEVLTAIRNLMDPSTKINLVPSQNAIVMRATPDQLLLAQKLINDLDRARPEVVVDVAILEVNRDKVRKLGLALPQSVTLTPQASPTSSSSSSSSTTGTSTTSNFTLNSLAHFNSTNLAVGITGAELDALLTDADTHILQNPSIRATDGQRAQLKIGQRIPIATGSYNAGVSTGISSIGVQTQFTYIDVGVNIDMTPTVHYDDEVSLKMKVEVSSQQSSVTISGVTEPIIGQRIIDQVIQLKEGEPSILAGILTKQNNLNVSGTPGIGELPIFKYFFSSRDREVQQDEIVFLLIPHIVRESVLSRLNTRAIDTGTGQAIELRHVDADQAGMDLGNPGFVSSKPPSTGPATSAANAAEAMVQQMQKQAQPLTPPAPTDVVPSGPPVSFSVVPPASAQTVGSTFQVAVMLGNGRDVYSVPLQMQFNPKVLQLVNVDTGNFLGRDGQAVALVHRDDGNGLVTISSSRPPNVAGVSGQGSLCTLTFKAVAAGDSNLALVKVGARNSAQANLPAVGSQAVVHVK; translated from the coding sequence ATGAGTCGCGGCAAAAAATCAATCATCAAACTACCGGCTTTTGCGCTCCAGGCGTACTTGCTTCTCTTTTTGCTGGCTGGATTCCTTGCTTCCACTCCAGTGGCAGCACACGCGCAGTCAGCCAAGAAGTGGGCCAAGCGCGGACAGGACGCAGAGACACGCCAGGACTACGACACCGCCTACGAGGACTATCGCCAGGCCACGCTAAAAAACCCCAAGGACATGACCTACAAAGCTCACTTTGAGCGGATGAGGTTTCAGGCCGGGGTCAGCCACATCGACCGCGGCCGTGTTCTTCGTGCCAGCGGCGACCTCACAGGAGCGCTCAACGAGTTTCTTCGCGCCCGCGAGATCGACCCTTCGAACCAGACCGCGCAGCAGGAGATCGATCAGTTGCAGCATCCGGAATCGGGTGCTGCTGCCGTAGCTCCCACTCCGACAGCAACCCCGCAGCCTCCAACGAGGCAGTCGCAGATGCTCCAGGAGTTGAACTCCGTCGCAGGTCCGATCCAGCTCAAGCCGGTCTCGAACGATCACATCACGCTGAAGATGGTCGAGGACGTCAAGGTCATCTACCAGGCCATTGGAAAGATGGCGGGGCTGAATGTCATCTTCGATCCCGACTACGTCTCCAAGCGCATTCCGGTCGATCTCACAAACGTTACGCTCGATGATGCGCTTCGTATCGTCGGAACGATGTCCGACACGTTCTACAAGCCGGTTACCAGCAATACCATCTTCGTCGCGCAAAACAGCCGCACCAAGCGCGCGGACCTGGAAGAGCAGGCGGTCCAGACTTTCTATCTGACGAATGCAAGCCAGCAGAGCGATGCCAACGAGGTACTGACGGCGATCCGCAACCTGATGGACCCGAGCACCAAGATTAACCTTGTGCCGAGCCAGAACGCCATTGTGATGCGGGCCACGCCGGACCAGCTTCTGCTGGCGCAAAAACTGATTAACGACCTCGATCGTGCTCGCCCGGAGGTTGTGGTCGATGTCGCCATTCTCGAGGTCAACCGCGACAAGGTACGCAAACTGGGACTCGCCCTGCCGCAATCGGTCACGTTGACGCCGCAGGCCTCGCCCACTTCGAGCAGCAGCAGTAGCAGTAGTACTACCGGCACCTCAACCACCTCCAACTTCACGCTCAATTCGCTGGCTCATTTCAATTCCACCAATCTTGCAGTCGGCATCACCGGCGCCGAGCTTGACGCGCTTCTCACCGATGCTGATACCCATATCCTGCAGAACCCCAGCATTCGGGCGACGGACGGTCAGCGTGCGCAACTGAAGATTGGCCAAAGAATCCCCATCGCCACAGGCTCTTACAACGCCGGAGTCTCTACGGGCATCTCGAGCATCGGAGTCCAGACACAGTTCACCTATATCGATGTCGGTGTCAACATCGACATGACGCCCACAGTTCACTATGACGATGAGGTCAGCCTGAAGATGAAGGTTGAAGTCTCATCGCAGCAATCGTCGGTCACAATCTCGGGCGTTACTGAGCCTATTATCGGCCAGCGCATCATCGATCAGGTGATTCAGTTGAAGGAGGGGGAGCCCAGCATTCTTGCGGGCATCCTGACCAAGCAGAACAACCTGAACGTCAGTGGCACGCCGGGTATCGGCGAGCTGCCCATCTTCAAATACTTCTTCTCGTCGCGTGACCGTGAGGTGCAGCAGGATGAGATCGTCTTTCTGCTGATTCCGCATATCGTTCGCGAGTCCGTACTGAGCCGCCTGAATACCCGCGCTATCGACACTGGCACTGGCCAGGCCATCGAGCTGCGGCACGTCGATGCGGATCAGGCGGGCATGGACCTGGGCAATCCCGGCTTCGTGTCTTCGAAGCCTCCTTCAACTGGTCCTGCGACCAGCGCTGCTAATGCTGCTGAGGCCATGGTGCAGCAGATGCAGAAGCAGGCGCAGCCGTTGACGCCTCCGGCACCGACGGATGTTGTGCCGAGCGGGCCTCCGGTCAGTTTCAGCGTGGTTCCGCCAGCTTCGGCGCAGACGGTTGGCAGCACCTTCCAGGTTGCGGTCATGCTCGGCAATGGGCGCGATGTCTACTCGGTTCCGTTGCAGATGCAGTTCAATCCTAAGGTGCTTCAACTGGTCAACGTCGATACAGGAAACTTCCTTGGACGCGATGGTCAGGCTGTTGCGCTGGTGCATCGAGATGACGGAAACGGTCTGGTGACGATCTCCAGCTCGAGGCCGCCGAATGTTGCCGGCGTCAGCGGGCAGGGAAGCCTGTGCACGCTGACCTTCAAGGCAGTCGCCGCAGGAGATTCCAACCTCGCCCTCGTCAAGGTCGGGGCACGCAATAGCGCCCAGGCCAATCTTCCGGCCGTCGGTTCGCAGGCCGTGGTGCATGTGAAGTGA
- the smpB gene encoding SsrA-binding protein SmpB: MPRSLSNPTVAHQPKPVVKAKDRDPVAAGLRDAAFNRSASFNYFLSDRFEAGVALRGTEVKSIREGKANLKDAYGLLKDGECFLLNAHIGPFSHGNAMNHESLRTRKLLLHKTEVRKLEALTRQKGFTLIPVRLYFRNGRVKCELALAKGKQDWDKRETERRREADNEAKAAVARSQRR; encoded by the coding sequence ATGCCTCGCTCACTCTCCAACCCGACCGTCGCCCACCAGCCCAAGCCGGTGGTCAAGGCGAAGGACCGCGATCCGGTAGCTGCGGGCCTGAGGGATGCTGCATTTAATCGTTCAGCCAGCTTCAATTACTTCCTCTCCGACAGGTTCGAGGCGGGCGTCGCCCTGCGAGGAACCGAGGTAAAGTCGATCCGCGAGGGTAAAGCCAACCTGAAGGATGCCTATGGCTTGCTCAAGGACGGCGAATGCTTTCTGCTGAATGCGCACATCGGTCCCTTCTCGCATGGCAATGCGATGAATCATGAATCACTGCGTACTCGCAAGTTGTTGCTACACAAGACCGAGGTTCGCAAACTCGAAGCATTGACGCGGCAAAAAGGATTTACCCTCATTCCTGTCCGTCTCTACTTCCGCAACGGCCGCGTCAAGTGCGAGCTGGCTCTCGCCAAGGGCAAGCAGGACTGGGACAAGCGTGAGACAGAGCGACGTCGCGAGGCCGACAATGAAGCCAAGGCTGCCGTCGCCAGAAGCCAGCGCCGCTAG
- a CDS encoding leucyl aminopeptidase: MDTKLLFQDAAGFATPMLAVFAVDIATEIDADPLPALLSTSDAVTNAAAKVIASGEFKAAFGETLLLHAPNGLKAERLLLVGLGKAGSLSVNEVRRGAGVAVRAAKPRGLTQIAIIFPEDHALSDEHLDELPCLLMSRAVVEGALLADPDYDTYKTTRKETALQTLSIVAKENEKSTRAEIQDGFNEGLIIAGAQNFTRSLVNEPGNVLTPTVLGQRAAEMCAEMGLKCEVFSTEKLHELKMGAFWAVAQGSAEPPALIVMTYEPKLEKGKSPAKDAPVIGLVGKGITFDTGGISIKPADGMEKMKYDMAGAGAMIGAMRAIAQLKPKVKVISVVCSAENMPGGKAFKPGDVVTAMSGKTIEIINTDAEGRLVLADGLHYAKTLGCTHLIDAATLTGACVVALGMVNAGLFSNDDKTCEKFLDAMNISGEKFWRLPCTDDYRELINSQIADIRNTGGTRWGGAITAALFLREFVGDTPWVHLDIAGCAWNDETKPAIAKGPTGIGVRSILEWVRSYSA; encoded by the coding sequence ATGGATACGAAGCTTCTCTTTCAGGATGCGGCTGGATTTGCGACACCGATGCTTGCTGTATTCGCCGTAGATATTGCAACGGAGATCGATGCAGATCCCTTGCCGGCCCTGCTGTCAACTTCGGACGCGGTAACGAACGCAGCAGCAAAGGTCATCGCATCGGGTGAATTTAAAGCAGCTTTTGGTGAAACGCTTCTCCTCCATGCCCCGAACGGCCTGAAGGCGGAGCGGCTTCTGCTGGTCGGATTGGGAAAAGCCGGCTCGCTCTCGGTGAATGAGGTGCGCAGAGGTGCCGGGGTGGCCGTGCGTGCAGCCAAGCCTCGCGGCCTGACGCAAATCGCTATTATCTTCCCTGAAGACCATGCTCTCTCCGACGAGCATCTCGACGAGCTTCCCTGCCTTTTAATGTCGCGCGCCGTAGTCGAAGGCGCTTTGCTGGCCGACCCCGATTACGACACCTATAAGACCACCCGCAAAGAAACCGCCTTGCAGACACTCTCGATCGTCGCCAAAGAGAATGAAAAGTCCACGCGCGCCGAGATTCAGGATGGCTTCAACGAGGGCCTCATCATTGCCGGCGCGCAGAACTTTACCCGCTCTCTGGTCAACGAGCCGGGCAATGTGCTGACGCCTACCGTGCTGGGCCAGCGTGCCGCGGAGATGTGTGCGGAGATGGGCCTGAAGTGCGAGGTCTTTTCGACGGAGAAGCTGCATGAACTGAAGATGGGGGCCTTCTGGGCAGTAGCACAGGGCTCTGCCGAGCCTCCGGCACTCATCGTTATGACCTACGAGCCGAAGCTCGAAAAAGGAAAGTCTCCGGCCAAGGACGCACCTGTCATCGGCCTGGTCGGTAAGGGGATTACGTTCGATACCGGCGGCATCTCCATCAAGCCCGCAGACGGCATGGAAAAGATGAAGTACGACATGGCCGGAGCAGGCGCAATGATCGGCGCAATGCGCGCCATTGCCCAGTTGAAGCCTAAGGTCAAGGTAATTAGCGTCGTCTGCTCAGCCGAGAACATGCCCGGTGGCAAAGCCTTCAAGCCTGGAGATGTGGTGACGGCCATGTCCGGCAAGACCATCGAGATCATCAACACCGACGCGGAAGGCAGGCTCGTGCTCGCCGATGGCCTGCACTATGCCAAAACATTGGGTTGCACGCATCTCATCGACGCTGCCACCCTCACCGGTGCGTGTGTCGTTGCCTTGGGTATGGTGAATGCAGGCCTGTTCTCCAACGACGACAAGACCTGCGAGAAATTTCTAGACGCGATGAATATCTCCGGCGAGAAGTTCTGGCGACTGCCCTGCACCGATGACTATCGCGAACTGATCAACAGCCAGATCGCAGATATTCGCAATACCGGCGGAACGCGCTGGGGCGGGGCCATTACAGCGGCGCTTTTTCTGAGGGAATTCGTTGGCGATACGCCCTGGGTGCATCTCGATATCGCCGGATGTGCCTGGAACGATGAGACTAAGCCAGCGATTGCCAAGGGGCCAACCGGCATCGGAGTGCGCTCCATCCTCGAGTGGGTACGAAGCTATTCGGCATAG
- a CDS encoding arginine--tRNA ligase, with amino-acid sequence MYRTIQQSLLSRLQAILLAKYDTTIATLAVEQPPNIALGEVALPVAFELAKRLRKAPRVIAAELAAELTAVLPELEGIASVEVAGAGYLNLRLSRAAVVKEIARDKHADVGGPGFRLVEHTSINPNKAAHIGHLRNAILGDTFQRLLRPDSYKRGYEVGVQNYIDNTGVQVADVVVGLVHLEGKTLESTRELLDELRARGERIDFYCWDLYARVSQWYTADPSEAAARKQLRLDTLHALETGGNETAAIADLISTAVLHRHLETMERLSIEYDFLPRESEILHLHFWDAARELMIAKGVLYEETEGKNKGCMVMRRAGSEVAAGTTDEDAKVIVRSNGTVTYVGKDIAYHLWKFGLLPGKDFGYVKFHEYPTHTCWISTDGPSDPSHPVFGKADAIYNVIDSRQNDPQNNVVQALLGMGFTEAAERYTHFSYEMVALTPRCAIELGYTISEEDKAKSYIEVSGRKGFGVKADDLLDQLIAAAQAEVDTRHPDLDDAARRTIATQIGVGALRYFMLRFTRNTVIAFDFKDALSFEGETGPYVQYAIVRAANIFRKAETTAEASLAAIADLDLSSILDTEEGTSLWETWLLASKLTLMIEQCIATAEPAYLAKYAFQLAQQFNNFYHRHHILKETDASRKVLLLATAAVAQREMTRALGYLGIEAPERM; translated from the coding sequence ATGTATCGCACAATCCAACAGTCCCTGCTAAGCCGTCTCCAGGCCATCCTGCTTGCAAAGTACGACACGACCATCGCGACCCTCGCGGTGGAGCAGCCGCCGAACATCGCTCTGGGCGAGGTCGCCCTGCCTGTCGCCTTTGAGCTGGCTAAACGTCTGCGCAAGGCTCCGCGTGTCATTGCCGCAGAGCTGGCTGCAGAGTTGACCGCTGTTCTGCCTGAGCTCGAAGGTATTGCCAGCGTAGAGGTGGCAGGCGCTGGCTACCTCAATCTGCGCCTGAGTCGCGCGGCCGTAGTTAAGGAGATCGCAAGGGACAAGCACGCCGATGTCGGCGGCCCCGGCTTCCGCCTCGTCGAGCACACCAGCATCAACCCCAACAAGGCGGCCCACATCGGCCATCTGCGCAATGCGATTCTCGGCGACACCTTTCAGCGGCTGCTTCGTCCCGACAGCTACAAGCGCGGCTACGAGGTCGGTGTACAAAACTACATCGACAACACCGGCGTGCAGGTTGCCGATGTCGTCGTCGGTCTTGTGCATCTTGAAGGCAAGACGCTTGAGAGCACACGCGAGTTGCTCGACGAGCTACGCGCACGTGGCGAACGCATCGACTTCTACTGCTGGGACCTCTACGCGCGGGTCTCGCAGTGGTACACCGCCGATCCATCAGAGGCCGCCGCGCGCAAGCAGCTACGTCTCGATACGCTGCACGCGCTCGAAACCGGAGGCAACGAGACCGCGGCAATCGCCGATCTCATCTCGACCGCTGTCCTTCATCGTCATCTCGAGACGATGGAGCGGCTCAGCATTGAGTATGACTTTCTACCACGCGAGAGCGAGATCTTGCATCTCCACTTCTGGGACGCTGCGCGTGAACTAATGATCGCCAAAGGCGTTCTCTACGAAGAGACCGAGGGCAAGAACAAGGGCTGCATGGTCATGCGCCGCGCTGGTTCCGAGGTCGCCGCCGGTACTACCGATGAAGACGCTAAGGTCATCGTTCGCTCCAACGGCACCGTCACCTACGTCGGCAAGGACATCGCCTACCATCTCTGGAAGTTCGGTCTTTTGCCCGGCAAGGACTTCGGTTATGTGAAGTTTCACGAGTATCCGACGCACACCTGCTGGATCTCGACCGATGGGCCGAGCGATCCCAGCCACCCCGTCTTCGGCAAGGCAGACGCTATCTACAACGTCATCGACTCGCGGCAGAACGATCCGCAGAACAACGTCGTGCAGGCGCTGCTTGGCATGGGCTTCACCGAGGCAGCCGAGCGCTACACCCACTTTAGCTACGAGATGGTTGCACTCACGCCGCGCTGCGCCATCGAGCTCGGCTATACGATCAGCGAAGAAGACAAGGCCAAATCCTACATCGAGGTCAGCGGTCGCAAGGGCTTTGGCGTCAAGGCCGACGACCTCCTCGATCAGTTGATCGCCGCTGCGCAGGCCGAAGTCGACACCCGCCATCCTGATCTTGACGACGCCGCGCGTCGCACCATCGCCACGCAGATCGGCGTAGGCGCGCTGCGTTACTTCATGCTGCGCTTCACTCGAAATACAGTCATAGCCTTCGACTTTAAAGACGCTCTAAGCTTCGAGGGCGAGACCGGGCCATACGTTCAGTACGCTATCGTGCGCGCAGCCAACATCTTTCGCAAGGCAGAGACGACGGCAGAGGCATCGCTTGCCGCTATCGCCGATCTCGACCTCAGCTCGATCCTCGACACAGAAGAAGGGACGAGTCTGTGGGAGACCTGGCTGCTGGCCTCGAAGCTGACCCTGATGATCGAGCAGTGCATCGCAACAGCAGAACCGGCCTATCTGGCTAAGTACGCCTTCCAGCTCGCGCAGCAGTTCAACAACTTCTACCACCGCCACCACATCCTCAAAGAGACCGATGCCTCGCGCAAGGTGCTCCTGCTAGCGACCGCCGCTGTTGCTCAGCGCGAGATGACACGCGCACTGGGATACCTCGGCATCGAAGCGCCCGAGCGCATGTAA
- a CDS encoding lysylphosphatidylglycerol synthase transmembrane domain-containing protein, whose protein sequence is MSTQQRGGRNLIKVVPGLLVSAFFLWYTFKGISFSHIRALRMVQPAWVLGVLGFTLVGYTLRCVRWAQMMRFTGARFAVCARVLMTSLAANNILPLRIGDVMRIFTYAPDLGASPSSILSTVILEKLLDVFVVGLIFIATMGRDLPAKIRQGADIAVLISVVGLLVFMFVAAHLEAPLRRIFAKLPSNKLVQKLEHWLLLAVDTLRQQGIVGNLLLLLQSFIIWFCEGMIFLSAIHLVGLGTDALGPWEAVSFANLSYMLPSSPGAIGTFEWAVKSALTSHGAPQAQAAVFGLAIHAWMLVSITGAGGLIFFIHRFRIHNHKPLLDEIESLPNELP, encoded by the coding sequence ATGAGCACGCAGCAGCGCGGCGGGCGCAATCTTATCAAAGTGGTCCCTGGCCTGCTCGTCAGCGCCTTCTTTCTCTGGTACACGTTCAAAGGAATCTCGTTCTCGCATATTCGTGCGCTGCGCATGGTACAGCCTGCCTGGGTTTTGGGAGTCCTCGGCTTTACGCTGGTGGGCTACACCCTTCGTTGCGTGCGCTGGGCACAGATGATGCGCTTTACCGGTGCGCGTTTCGCCGTCTGCGCCCGCGTTCTGATGACCTCGCTCGCGGCCAATAACATTCTTCCGCTGCGCATCGGCGACGTCATGCGCATCTTCACCTACGCTCCCGACCTCGGAGCCTCACCGTCATCCATCCTCAGCACCGTCATCCTCGAAAAACTTCTCGACGTCTTTGTGGTCGGCCTCATCTTCATCGCCACCATGGGCCGCGATCTACCCGCCAAAATCCGCCAGGGCGCTGACATCGCCGTCCTCATCTCCGTTGTTGGCCTGCTCGTCTTCATGTTCGTGGCCGCGCACCTTGAAGCGCCTCTGCGCCGCATCTTCGCAAAGTTGCCATCGAACAAGCTCGTCCAGAAGCTCGAACACTGGCTCCTCCTCGCGGTAGACACTCTCCGTCAGCAGGGAATCGTGGGCAACCTCCTTCTCCTCCTGCAAAGCTTTATCATCTGGTTCTGCGAGGGAATGATCTTCCTCTCCGCCATCCATCTCGTCGGCCTCGGCACCGATGCCCTCGGCCCATGGGAGGCAGTCTCCTTCGCCAATCTCTCCTACATGCTGCCCAGCTCACCCGGAGCCATCGGCACCTTTGAGTGGGCCGTAAAATCGGCGCTGACAAGCCACGGCGCACCGCAGGCCCAGGCCGCCGTCTTCGGCCTCGCCATTCACGCATGGATGCTCGTCTCCATCACCGGAGCAGGCGGGTTGATCTTCTTCATTCATCGCTTCAGAATTCATAACCACAAGCCGTTGCTCGATGAGATCGAAAGCCTCCCCAACGAGCTGCCATAG
- a CDS encoding cellulose synthase operon protein YhjQ/BcsQ: MMDFRDKNPNEAPPAKTPKESSPQYSWANLHGTKHRDFSALHRESRNPVRHRTNAQEEEQQVAASAKTVNAGIPDTSVFRPSRETDSAPRADGVERRKGVRRAEATVAAESLATREKHGIVDPTERQAARDAEFDLRRRQAAVSQSALRNVEEIPGVGKIYREPGYEPVPAGEADEPVSGVNALYNLYPEEDFGREPAPSELSGSLEESLAPSAACPPDAAGPAWLYAPPTLQIPAKPLGTLPNSPSPSVAETLQYSRERVASRWFALKGVFEQSEETDAVSLRQKETRTPVLAVYSLAGGVGKTSLVATAGRSLSAMGEKVLLTDTTTHGLLPFYFGANDLQHDTVRTFSPPSGSTDAPIYLVSHEMEEKGREEGAQQRFIEEVITNSQGMHRILLDLSAASGWVIRQMARMNLTVLIPVAPDMNSVISLGFVEKFFSGLIDSDAQPLQPFYVLNQFDPSLPLHLDVREVLRKKLGDRLLPFVIRRSPEVSEALAEGMTVVDYAPDTPIAEDYINIATWLRTIAAPAASGFRNVRWTER, from the coding sequence ATGATGGATTTTCGCGACAAAAATCCGAACGAAGCTCCGCCGGCCAAGACTCCCAAAGAGTCGTCGCCTCAATATTCTTGGGCAAACCTGCACGGAACCAAACACCGCGACTTCTCTGCATTGCACCGTGAATCCCGAAATCCGGTCCGCCATCGCACGAATGCTCAGGAAGAGGAGCAGCAAGTGGCCGCCTCTGCAAAGACCGTCAATGCCGGCATCCCCGATACCTCAGTCTTTCGCCCCTCGCGCGAGACCGACAGCGCACCGCGCGCCGATGGAGTGGAGCGTCGCAAAGGCGTGCGCAGGGCCGAGGCAACTGTCGCGGCTGAGAGTCTGGCTACGAGAGAGAAACACGGTATCGTCGATCCTACCGAGAGACAGGCTGCTCGCGATGCTGAGTTCGATCTGCGCCGTCGACAGGCTGCCGTCTCCCAGTCTGCTCTTCGCAACGTCGAAGAGATACCGGGCGTAGGCAAGATCTATCGCGAGCCCGGATACGAGCCAGTCCCGGCAGGTGAAGCTGATGAGCCAGTCTCCGGAGTCAACGCCCTCTACAACCTCTATCCCGAAGAAGACTTTGGCCGCGAACCCGCCCCCTCGGAGCTCTCGGGTTCATTAGAGGAGTCGCTTGCTCCTTCCGCAGCCTGTCCGCCCGATGCCGCTGGCCCCGCATGGCTCTACGCGCCGCCGACGTTGCAGATTCCGGCCAAACCTCTGGGCACGCTTCCAAACTCCCCCTCGCCCTCCGTCGCCGAGACGCTGCAATACTCCCGCGAGCGGGTAGCCTCGCGATGGTTTGCACTTAAGGGCGTCTTTGAGCAGAGTGAAGAGACAGACGCCGTATCGTTGCGGCAAAAGGAGACGCGCACTCCTGTGCTTGCCGTCTACTCTCTGGCAGGCGGCGTCGGCAAGACCAGCCTGGTTGCGACCGCGGGCCGTTCTCTCTCTGCCATGGGTGAGAAGGTGCTGCTCACCGACACCACAACGCATGGCCTCTTGCCGTTTTACTTTGGTGCCAACGATCTGCAACACGACACCGTACGCACCTTCTCTCCTCCCAGCGGAAGCACCGACGCGCCCATCTATCTCGTCAGCCACGAGATGGAAGAGAAGGGAAGAGAGGAAGGCGCGCAGCAGCGCTTCATCGAAGAGGTGATCACCAACAGCCAGGGCATGCACCGCATCCTGCTCGACCTGTCGGCGGCCTCGGGCTGGGTGATTCGGCAGATGGCGCGGATGAATCTGACCGTGCTGATTCCCGTCGCTCCTGACATGAACTCCGTCATCAGCCTGGGCTTTGTCGAAAAGTTTTTCAGCGGATTAATTGACAGCGACGCGCAGCCATTGCAACCCTTTTATGTGCTGAACCAGTTCGATCCTTCTTTGCCGCTGCATCTCGATGTGCGCGAGGTCTTGCGTAAAAAGCTCGGAGACCGCCTTCTGCCCTTCGTGATTCGCCGCTCCCCTGAGGTCAGCGAAGCGCTCGCCGAAGGAATGACCGTAGTCGACTATGCTCCGGACACGCCGATCGCCGAGGACTATATCAACATCGCTACATGGCTTCGCACCATTGCGGCACCTGCGGCTTCGGGCTTCCGCAACGTTCGCTGGACTGAGCGCTAA